GAAGTAACGTTGATAAGTCGACCATCTTTCATTCCTTCCTAGATTTCAAATCGAACCATTTTTGCCATGACACCAACACCCGATGCGATCATGACAAGGCCGACACCGATCATATAAACGCCGCGAGGATCTTCGACCAACGCCATGACATAACCATCATTAGCAAGCCACAGTAGGAAGAACATGATGAAAGGCAGGGAGCCGATAATCCAGGCACTTGCTCGTGCTTCTGAAGACATGGCCTTAATTTTTAATTTGATCTGACGACGTTTACGCAAAGTGTTGGCAAGGCCGCCCAATGTTTCCGCCAGGTTACCACCTGTTTCCCGCTGAATTGAAATCGCGATGATTAGAAACTTGAAATCAGGAAGATCAATTCGTTTTGCAACGTCCCAAAGGCTTTCTTCTAAAGACTTACCCATGCGAACCGCATCCGCAATTCCGCGAAATTCTTCACCTACAGGATCCGGTGCATCTGTACCGACAGTAACAATTGCCTCGCTGATCGGCAAACCAGCGCGCAGGCTTCGAACAAGCAGTTCAATTGCTTCTGGGAAGGTTTTCATAAACTTGTTAATCCGGCGTTTTCCTAAATACCCGATCACAAAATGGGGAAAAAACAATCCACAAAAAATCGCTGCTGGTATGGCCAACATCATTCCAAAATCGTAAAGGACAGTCA
This region of Sneathiella aquimaris genomic DNA includes:
- a CDS encoding type II secretion system F family protein — protein: MIGAEDQMMMTLVVGGATLIVALILGFALMGGNEVGANTKRRLAEVGRGDGPMPTKPTRRNTARLNDQQSSIKILDMIVRKFVPNPAKLRSRLEKTGMKLTIAEYSLMVVVVIAFALIILTVLYDFGMMLAIPAAIFCGLFFPHFVIGYLGKRRINKFMKTFPEAIELLVRSLRAGLPISEAIVTVGTDAPDPVGEEFRGIADAVRMGKSLEESLWDVAKRIDLPDFKFLIIAISIQRETGGNLAETLGGLANTLRKRRQIKLKIKAMSSEARASAWIIGSLPFIMFFLLWLANDGYVMALVEDPRGVYMIGVGLVMIASGVGVMAKMVRFEI